In Cryptomeria japonica chromosome 10, Sugi_1.0, whole genome shotgun sequence, a genomic segment contains:
- the LOC131076593 gene encoding receptor-like protein EIX1 isoform X2: MLHCKLIHPNSHCAMANLILFSVITLFLLSFCCGCIEKEAHALLLFKAGLSHSADLLSSWEKGTNCCLWDGISCDETSHHIVGVDIAGFSLSAEMEGVISESLCTLTSAATISLTGMGLTGG; encoded by the exons ATGCTACATTGCAAGTTGATACACCCAAATTCCCATTGCGCCATGGCGAATCTGATTTTGTTTTCTGTTATTACTCTATTTCTCCTCAGTTTCTGCTGCGGATGTATTGAGAAGGAAGCCCATGCTCTTCTTCTCTTCAAAGCTGGTCTAAGTCACTCTGCAGATTTACTGAGTTCATGGGAGAAGGGAACAAATTGCTGCCTCTGGGACGGCATTTCCTGTGATGAAACCTCTCATCACATAGTTGGTGTTGATATTGCAGGATTTTCCCTCTCAGCTGAAATGGAGGGCGTCATATCTGAGAGCTTGTGCACCCTGACTTCTGCTGCAACCATAAGCCTAACTGGAATGGGATTAACAG GTGGTTAG
- the LOC131076593 gene encoding receptor-like protein EIX1 isoform X1, protein MLHCKLIHPNSHCAMANLILFSVITLFLLSFCCGCIEKEAHALLLFKAGLSHSADLLSSWEKGTNCCLWDGISCDETSHHIVGVDIAGFSLSAEMEGVISESLCTLTSAATISLTGMGLTDLGAAGRFLMVLLIGSSTSLCSYY, encoded by the exons ATGCTACATTGCAAGTTGATACACCCAAATTCCCATTGCGCCATGGCGAATCTGATTTTGTTTTCTGTTATTACTCTATTTCTCCTCAGTTTCTGCTGCGGATGTATTGAGAAGGAAGCCCATGCTCTTCTTCTCTTCAAAGCTGGTCTAAGTCACTCTGCAGATTTACTGAGTTCATGGGAGAAGGGAACAAATTGCTGCCTCTGGGACGGCATTTCCTGTGATGAAACCTCTCATCACATAGTTGGTGTTGATATTGCAGGATTTTCCCTCTCAGCTGAAATGGAGGGCGTCATATCTGAGAGCTTGTGCACCCTGACTTCTGCTGCAACCATAAGCCTAACTGGAATGGGATTAACAG ATCTTGGAGCAGCTGGAAGATTTCTAATGGTACTGTTAATAGGTTCATCAACTTCATTATGCTCTTATTATTAA